The following proteins are encoded in a genomic region of Ictalurus furcatus strain D&B chromosome 6, Billie_1.0, whole genome shotgun sequence:
- the ndufb3 gene encoding NADH dehydrogenase [ubiquinone] 1 beta subcomplex subunit 3: MGGDHGHSKLPMPDLKTWKWEGTPLEFTQQRLARRGLKDPWARNEAWRYSFRPPVTFSEVLLRGFRTGFVAFAVALAVEYTFFPPKKSDH, encoded by the exons ATGGGCGGGGATCACGGCCACAGCAAGCTGCCCATGCCGGACCTCAAGACGTGGAAATGGGAAGGGACTCCTTTGGAGTTTACGCAGCAGCGGCTCGCTCGGAGAGGACTGAAGGACCCCTGGGCAAG gaacgAAGCGTGGAGGTACTCCTTCCGTCCTCCGGTCACGTTCAGCGAAGTTCTGCTGCGTGGATTCAGAACAGGATTCGTCGCGTTCGCGGTGGCCCTGGCTGTCGAGTACACGTTCTTCCCTCCGAAAAAGTCAGACCACTGA
- the LOC128609165 gene encoding CASP8 and FADD-like apoptosis regulator isoform X1 → MSLSTYLLNTINRIVEELSLEERKRLSYLCGQLHTGRCTTNIKEILQSCMGQVHTDEAFLMELMLRMRRYDILSEVLGISKTEAERLLKNGHALSDYRVLMAELSEDVGSDDLESLVFLLRGTLPKEKVENFECFLDVVVELEKLDQISSTRMDVMEKYLRAIHRVDLAKKLSQYQSRAEKQRPAAVKSRVECRTCCAASPHTSSAFPPTSCSVSKHTTPCVNAAVPVYVSPSKPCEQRMEDVYRMQNKPRGLCVIIDCVGSEGAHLERLFSSLHFTVSLHMLLSAREVLTCLQDISRHTEHRRMDAFVCCIISRFHSFQLLGTDSYGPGLDLNGVRQYFMPDSCPGLTGKPKLFFIQGYEMSKSSKSTGFCDNEDGELETDSPAHHHHRLEDIPGDADVFWSHCWTNEKQLEDVNHQSVYLQSLKEALVDGQERRIHLVDLHMAVNRAVYAHNHNHPGSAYHINLRHTLRKNVYLS, encoded by the exons ATGTCTTTGTCCACGTACCTCTTGAACACCATTAACCGGATCGTGGAGGAGCTCAGTCTGGAGGAGCGTAAGCGTTTGTCGTACCTGTGTGGACAGCTTCACACCGGGCGATGCACCACCAACATCAAGGAAATCCTGCAGTCCTGCATGGGCCAAGTGCACACAGATGAGGCTTTTCTGATGGAGCTGATGCTGAGGATGAGGCGCTATGATATACTCTCTGAGGTCTTGGGCATCAGTAAGACCGAGGCTGAACGGCTTTTGAAAAACGGCCACGCTCTTTCAGATTACAG GGTACTAATGGCCGAACTGAGCGAGGACGTCGGATCGGACGATTTGGAGTCGTTAGTTTTCTTGCTCAGAGGCACGCTGCCCAAAGAGAAGGTGGAAAATTTTGAG TGCTTCCTGGACGTGGTCGTGGAACTGGAGAAGTTGGATCAGATCTCAAGCACCAGGATGGACGTGATGGAGAAATACCTGAGAGCCATCCACCGTGTCGACCTGGCCAAGAAACTCAGCCAGTACCAGAGCAGAG ctgAAAAACAAAGACCCGCCGCAGTAAAGTCGAGAGTCGAGTGTCGGACTTGTTGCGCTGCATCA CCTCACACATCATCTGCATTTCCTCCCACATCCTGCAGTGTGAGCAAACACACCACGCCCTGCG TTAACGCCGCAGTACCGGTGTACGTCTCACCCAGCAAACCCTGTGAG CAGCGGATGGAGGATGTGTACCGGATGCAGAACAAGCCTCGGGGACTGTGCGTGATCATAGACTGTGTGGGCAGTGAAGGAG CCCATCTGGAGCGCTTATTCTCGAGCCTTCACTTCACCGTGAGCCTCCACATGCTGCTGAGCGCCAGAGAAGTCCTTACCTGCCTGCAGGACATCTCCAGACACACCGAGCATCGCAGAATGGACGCCTTCGTCTGCTGCATCATCAGCCGTTTCCACTCCTTCCAGCTGCTCGGTACCGACTCGTACGGCCCGGGACTCGACCTGAACGGCGTCCGTCAATACTTCATGCCTGACTCCTGCCCGGGACTGACCGGAAAACCCAAACTCTTCTTCATCCAAGGCTATGAAATGTCCAAGTCGTCGAAGTCCACAGGGTTCTGCGATAACGAGGACGGAGAGCTGGAGACGGACAGCCCTGCCCATCATCACCACAGGTTGGAAGACATCCCGGGGGACGCAGACGTCTTCTGGAGTCACTGCTGGACCAACGAGAAGCAGCTTGAGGACGTTAACCATCAGTCGGTTTATTTACAGTCCCTGAAAGAGGCCTTGGTCGATGGACAGGAGAG GAGGATTCATCTGGTGGACCTTCATATGGCGGTGAACCGAGCGGTTTACGCTCACAACCACAACCATCCAGGATCGGCGTATCACATCAACCTCAGACACACGCTACGGAAAAACGTCTATCTCTCATGA
- the LOC128609165 gene encoding CASP8 and FADD-like apoptosis regulator isoform X2, giving the protein MSLSTYLLNTINRIVEELSLEERKRLSYLCGQLHTGRCTTNIKEILQSCMGQVHTDEAFLMELMLRMRRYDILSEVLGISKTEAERLLKNGHALSDYRVLMAELSEDVGSDDLESLVFLLRGTLPKEKVENFECFLDVVVELEKLDQISSTRMDVMEKYLRAIHRVDLAKKLSQYQSRAEKQRPAAVKSRVECRTCCAASPHTSSAFPPTSCSVSKHTTPCVNAAVPVYVSPSKPCERMEDVYRMQNKPRGLCVIIDCVGSEGAHLERLFSSLHFTVSLHMLLSAREVLTCLQDISRHTEHRRMDAFVCCIISRFHSFQLLGTDSYGPGLDLNGVRQYFMPDSCPGLTGKPKLFFIQGYEMSKSSKSTGFCDNEDGELETDSPAHHHHRLEDIPGDADVFWSHCWTNEKQLEDVNHQSVYLQSLKEALVDGQERRIHLVDLHMAVNRAVYAHNHNHPGSAYHINLRHTLRKNVYLS; this is encoded by the exons ATGTCTTTGTCCACGTACCTCTTGAACACCATTAACCGGATCGTGGAGGAGCTCAGTCTGGAGGAGCGTAAGCGTTTGTCGTACCTGTGTGGACAGCTTCACACCGGGCGATGCACCACCAACATCAAGGAAATCCTGCAGTCCTGCATGGGCCAAGTGCACACAGATGAGGCTTTTCTGATGGAGCTGATGCTGAGGATGAGGCGCTATGATATACTCTCTGAGGTCTTGGGCATCAGTAAGACCGAGGCTGAACGGCTTTTGAAAAACGGCCACGCTCTTTCAGATTACAG GGTACTAATGGCCGAACTGAGCGAGGACGTCGGATCGGACGATTTGGAGTCGTTAGTTTTCTTGCTCAGAGGCACGCTGCCCAAAGAGAAGGTGGAAAATTTTGAG TGCTTCCTGGACGTGGTCGTGGAACTGGAGAAGTTGGATCAGATCTCAAGCACCAGGATGGACGTGATGGAGAAATACCTGAGAGCCATCCACCGTGTCGACCTGGCCAAGAAACTCAGCCAGTACCAGAGCAGAG ctgAAAAACAAAGACCCGCCGCAGTAAAGTCGAGAGTCGAGTGTCGGACTTGTTGCGCTGCATCA CCTCACACATCATCTGCATTTCCTCCCACATCCTGCAGTGTGAGCAAACACACCACGCCCTGCG TTAACGCCGCAGTACCGGTGTACGTCTCACCCAGCAAACCCTGTGAG CGGATGGAGGATGTGTACCGGATGCAGAACAAGCCTCGGGGACTGTGCGTGATCATAGACTGTGTGGGCAGTGAAGGAG CCCATCTGGAGCGCTTATTCTCGAGCCTTCACTTCACCGTGAGCCTCCACATGCTGCTGAGCGCCAGAGAAGTCCTTACCTGCCTGCAGGACATCTCCAGACACACCGAGCATCGCAGAATGGACGCCTTCGTCTGCTGCATCATCAGCCGTTTCCACTCCTTCCAGCTGCTCGGTACCGACTCGTACGGCCCGGGACTCGACCTGAACGGCGTCCGTCAATACTTCATGCCTGACTCCTGCCCGGGACTGACCGGAAAACCCAAACTCTTCTTCATCCAAGGCTATGAAATGTCCAAGTCGTCGAAGTCCACAGGGTTCTGCGATAACGAGGACGGAGAGCTGGAGACGGACAGCCCTGCCCATCATCACCACAGGTTGGAAGACATCCCGGGGGACGCAGACGTCTTCTGGAGTCACTGCTGGACCAACGAGAAGCAGCTTGAGGACGTTAACCATCAGTCGGTTTATTTACAGTCCCTGAAAGAGGCCTTGGTCGATGGACAGGAGAG GAGGATTCATCTGGTGGACCTTCATATGGCGGTGAACCGAGCGGTTTACGCTCACAACCACAACCATCCAGGATCGGCGTATCACATCAACCTCAGACACACGCTACGGAAAAACGTCTATCTCTCATGA